A genome region from Opitutaceae bacterium includes the following:
- a CDS encoding M48 family metallopeptidase — protein sequence MHLGAECPELVKAPSICVDYVIAHEVCHLKHPHHDRSFFRLLDQVCPNWRQTKARLEEQ from the coding sequence ATCCATCTTGGAGCGGAATGTCCCGAACTGGTGAAGGCTCCATCGATCTGCGTCGACTACGTCATTGCCCACGAGGTCTGCCACCTGAAACACCCGCACCACGACCGGAGTTTCTTTCGGCTACTGGACCAGGTCTGTCCGAACTGGAGGCAGACAAAGGCCCGTTTGGAGGAACAGTAG